One Pararhizobium sp. IMCC3301 DNA segment encodes these proteins:
- a CDS encoding UxaA family hydrolase — translation MSDFIRLDVADNVVTVTRPTETGQAIESATTLSLVPRGHKVATAPIRKGEAVRKYNQIIGYASEDIAAGSHVHTHNIEFRNTVADYEFATDLRPVQPVAEDARDTFMGYRRANGTVGTRNYIAIVTSVNCSATAARMIAQAFGPEELAAYPNIDGVVAFVHGTGCGMAGDGEGFDALQRVMWGYARHANHAGVLMVGLGCEMNQIDWLLEAMGIKSGPLFHAMNIQDVAGLKKTIEVGIEKVRAMLPEANKFQREPCPVSELCVALQCGGSDAWSGITANPALGYACDLLVAQGGTGVLAETPEIYGAEHLLTRRAVDEKTGRKLVKLVRWWEDYTERNKGSMDNNPSPGNKKGGLTTILEKSLGAAAKGGTTPLTGVFRYGEPVTAKGFTFMDSPGYDPASVTGQIASGCNLVAFTTGRGSAFGSKPAPCIKIATNSQMYERMTGDMDINAGEMLSDGVSLEQKGREIYQLLIRVASGEQSKSEAQGLGDYEFVPWQIGATM, via the coding sequence ATGTCGGATTTCATCCGCCTGGATGTTGCAGACAATGTAGTCACGGTCACCCGGCCCACAGAAACCGGGCAGGCTATCGAGAGCGCTACAACATTGTCATTGGTACCGCGTGGCCACAAGGTTGCAACCGCTCCGATCCGCAAGGGCGAAGCAGTCCGCAAATACAATCAGATTATCGGCTATGCGTCAGAGGATATTGCGGCCGGTTCCCATGTGCACACCCACAATATCGAGTTTCGCAACACCGTGGCGGATTATGAATTTGCCACCGATCTGCGCCCGGTTCAGCCGGTGGCGGAAGATGCGCGCGATACTTTCATGGGCTATCGCAGGGCCAATGGCACAGTCGGCACCAGAAATTATATCGCCATCGTGACCTCGGTGAACTGCTCTGCGACTGCGGCACGGATGATTGCCCAGGCGTTCGGGCCGGAAGAGCTCGCAGCCTATCCCAATATCGACGGCGTCGTGGCCTTTGTCCATGGCACCGGCTGCGGCATGGCGGGTGATGGTGAAGGCTTCGATGCTTTGCAAAGGGTGATGTGGGGCTATGCGCGCCACGCCAATCATGCCGGCGTGCTGATGGTCGGCCTTGGTTGCGAAATGAACCAGATCGACTGGCTTCTGGAGGCAATGGGCATCAAGAGCGGCCCGCTGTTTCACGCCATGAACATTCAGGATGTCGCAGGCCTGAAAAAAACCATCGAAGTCGGCATTGAAAAAGTCCGCGCCATGCTGCCTGAGGCCAACAAGTTTCAGCGCGAACCGTGCCCGGTTTCTGAACTCTGCGTTGCCCTGCAATGCGGCGGCTCGGATGCCTGGTCCGGCATCACCGCAAATCCCGCTCTGGGCTATGCCTGCGATCTGCTGGTAGCTCAGGGCGGCACCGGTGTGCTGGCGGAAACGCCGGAGATTTACGGCGCTGAACATTTGCTGACGCGGCGCGCTGTCGATGAGAAGACCGGCCGGAAACTGGTAAAATTGGTGCGCTGGTGGGAAGATTATACCGAGCGGAACAAGGGTTCAATGGACAATAATCCAAGCCCCGGCAACAAGAAGGGCGGTCTGACCACGATCCTGGAAAAATCGCTCGGCGCTGCCGCGAAAGGCGGAACGACGCCGCTGACAGGCGTTTTCCGCTATGGCGAACCGGTCACGGCCAAAGGCTTCACCTTTATGGATTCGCCTGGATACGACCCGGCCTCGGTAACCGGTCAGATCGCCTCCGGCTGCAATCTGGTTGCCTTCACGACCGGCCGCGGCTCGGCCTTCGGCTCGAAGCCTGCGCCCTGCATCAAGATTGCAACCAATTCGCAGATGTATGAACGCATGACCGGGGATATGGATATCAACGCCGGAGAGATGTTGTCAGACGGTGTTTCACTGGAACAGAAGGGCCGCGAGATCTATCAGCTGTTGATCCGCGTTGCCTCCGGCGAGCAATCGAAATCAGAAGCCCAGGGCCTGGGTGATTACGAATTCGTGCCATGGCAGATCGGTGCCACAATGTAA
- a CDS encoding DMT family transporter has product MSGLLAKANEDRVMTGIVLMLGAYLFFAFIDVSAKWLALAGLPALQLAFMRYLGHFLISLFLIAKGGLSMNRFSSEKMGLVLLRAALLMGSTILNFISVRYLPLTLTSTILFSAPIIICALSWPLLGERVGFWRWSAIMIGFVGILIAIRPFDESFHWAVTLSLGAAFCFALYSILTRKLAGIVAVDTMQFYSGLVGTMVLLPFAVSLWQNPATGFDWTIMVAMGIFGWLGHQLLTNAHRFAPASTLTPFGYTFILYLTLASYFVFDHLPDRWTILGGSIIIVSGLIIWFRERKLSRVPDPM; this is encoded by the coding sequence ATGTCCGGGCTTCTCGCAAAGGCGAACGAAGATCGTGTGATGACAGGCATTGTATTGATGCTTGGCGCCTATCTGTTTTTTGCTTTCATTGATGTCAGTGCCAAATGGCTTGCTCTGGCAGGACTTCCGGCCCTGCAATTGGCCTTTATGCGCTATCTCGGTCATTTCCTGATCTCGCTTTTCCTGATCGCAAAAGGAGGCCTGTCGATGAACCGGTTCTCCAGCGAGAAAATGGGTCTTGTGCTGTTGCGCGCAGCGTTGTTGATGGGATCGACTATCCTCAATTTCATTTCGGTCCGCTATCTGCCTTTGACACTGACTTCGACGATCCTGTTTTCCGCACCGATTATCATCTGTGCCCTGTCCTGGCCGCTGCTGGGTGAGCGTGTCGGTTTCTGGCGCTGGAGCGCCATCATGATCGGATTTGTCGGCATTCTGATTGCCATACGCCCGTTCGACGAAAGCTTCCACTGGGCGGTGACACTCTCGCTTGGCGCGGCCTTCTGTTTCGCGCTGTATTCCATATTGACACGAAAGCTGGCGGGTATTGTCGCCGTTGACACAATGCAGTTTTATTCGGGGCTGGTTGGCACCATGGTGCTGTTGCCTTTTGCCGTCTCCCTCTGGCAGAATCCGGCCACCGGGTTCGACTGGACTATCATGGTCGCAATGGGAATTTTTGGCTGGTTGGGGCACCAGTTGCTGACCAATGCACACCGATTTGCCCCGGCCAGCACCTTAACCCCATTCGGATATACGTTTATTCTTTATCTGACGCTGGCGAGCTACTTCGTGTTTGACCATCTGCCGGACCGCTGGACGATCCTCGGCGGTTCAATCATCATCGTCTCAGGCCTGATAATCTGGTTCCGTGAGCGAAAGCTGAGCCGGGTTCCTGACCCGATGTAG
- a CDS encoding DUF6600 domain-containing protein — MRYAYLPTVAFNINTYWDRYYRERPFYAQLNIYAGGGSVNVTVGSFYRPLSAYGRWVDVSGRYVWVPRVRSDWRPYTEGRWVYTNRNGWTWVSSEPFGWATYHYGRWAYSPRYGWFWVPGTTWAPAWVAWRRDNDHLAWAPLPPERDDSFGLSVNISFGDIPNYYWRVVRNQDFQSDNIQNVIIGDNNNVVNIINNSQEVGTVNVVNNVVINNYIDVTYVEQASGQPVQVRDIALTASEQQGGQIEGNTLEIYHPEPQALAPSETPPDVATEEQATQEANTAGQEGTEPTTEANVPPAPAANQVPPEAVTSAPPMEGVAMEGDLASAPTAEAVQEGPAPEGVEACETGTIRQSDGTCAVPAAEAAQAAEELTPETPAADAPLPTAEGQPAPDVQSAPADTGACPERTVRQPDGLCAAPIGETQEVVTPETQPQPEAQPQQEAQPRTEPQPAPEAQPEPIAPVEPQPCAEGTMRQADGGCSGPEQSQPEAQPQPAPAPEPAPEPQPAPAPQPAPAPEPQPAPAPAEPAPQPAPAPEPAPAAEPAPQAAPEPAPAPEPLPQPQCPEGQVVGPEGACVTPQ; from the coding sequence GTGCGCTACGCCTATCTTCCCACTGTTGCCTTCAACATCAACACTTACTGGGACCGCTATTATCGCGAGCGGCCGTTCTACGCTCAGTTGAACATCTATGCCGGCGGCGGTTCGGTGAATGTCACGGTCGGTTCGTTCTACCGTCCGCTTTCCGCGTATGGTCGCTGGGTCGATGTCAGTGGTCGCTATGTTTGGGTGCCGCGGGTCCGTTCGGACTGGCGTCCCTACACTGAAGGGCGCTGGGTCTATACAAACCGCAACGGCTGGACCTGGGTGTCCAGCGAACCGTTTGGATGGGCGACCTACCACTATGGCCGCTGGGCCTATTCGCCGCGTTACGGCTGGTTCTGGGTACCCGGAACCACCTGGGCACCGGCCTGGGTCGCTTGGCGCCGCGACAACGACCATCTCGCCTGGGCGCCGTTACCACCCGAGCGTGACGACTCGTTCGGCCTCAGCGTCAACATTTCATTCGGCGACATCCCGAACTACTACTGGCGCGTGGTGCGCAACCAGGACTTCCAAAGCGACAACATCCAGAACGTGATAATCGGCGACAACAATAACGTCGTCAACATCATCAACAACAGCCAGGAAGTCGGCACCGTCAACGTCGTCAACAATGTCGTCATCAACAACTACATCGACGTCACCTATGTCGAGCAAGCCAGCGGCCAGCCGGTGCAGGTGCGCGATATTGCGCTGACAGCCTCGGAGCAACAGGGCGGCCAGATTGAAGGCAACACGCTGGAGATCTACCACCCCGAACCGCAGGCGCTGGCTCCGAGTGAAACGCCGCCGGACGTGGCGACCGAAGAACAGGCGACGCAAGAAGCCAACACCGCCGGACAGGAAGGCACCGAGCCAACGACCGAGGCGAATGTGCCCCCGGCTCCGGCAGCGAACCAGGTGCCACCGGAAGCCGTGACATCTGCGCCTCCGATGGAAGGCGTCGCGATGGAAGGCGATCTGGCCAGCGCTCCGACCGCGGAAGCGGTGCAGGAGGGCCCGGCGCCGGAGGGTGTCGAAGCCTGCGAAACCGGCACGATCCGGCAGTCGGATGGCACTTGCGCGGTACCTGCCGCAGAGGCTGCCCAGGCGGCCGAGGAACTGACGCCGGAGACACCGGCAGCCGACGCTCCGCTACCGACGGCGGAGGGTCAGCCGGCACCGGATGTACAAAGCGCGCCGGCGGACACCGGTGCCTGCCCGGAACGGACAGTGCGTCAGCCGGACGGCCTGTGCGCCGCTCCGATTGGAGAGACGCAAGAAGTGGTAACGCCGGAGACACAGCCCCAGCCGGAAGCCCAACCTCAGCAGGAGGCACAACCCCGGACTGAGCCGCAGCCAGCTCCCGAAGCACAGCCCGAACCGATAGCGCCGGTCGAGCCACAACCCTGTGCCGAAGGAACCATGCGGCAGGCAGATGGTGGCTGCTCCGGGCCTGAACAGTCTCAGCCCGAGGCCCAGCCACAGCCGGCACCTGCTCCCGAGCCTGCGCCTGAGCCACAGCCAGCACCTGCGCCACAGCCAGCACCTGCGCCCGAACCACAGCCAGCACCTGCTCCCGCTGAGCCTGCGCCGCAGCCAGCACCTGCTCCCGAGCCTGCGCCCGCTGCGGAACCGGCACCTCAGGCCGCGCCCGAGCCAGCCCCGGCGCCAGAGCCCCTGCCGCAACCGCAGTGCCCCGAGGGCCAGGTGGTCGGACCGGAGGGTGCCTGCGTGACGCCGCAGTAA
- a CDS encoding TRAP transporter small permease subunit codes for MVEHERTGMVDFLTWRFSRLAMILPAVIVVIMFYEVVMRYVFAKPTLWVNEMSLWLGGMIYLLAGLYAMQQRSHIRIFILYDAVPRWLRKTFDVISVVFLLMFVFAVIWGGFGEAYAKLMRWETFGTAFDPPIPATMKPLILLTLIVVAIQAISNLVYDWDKPPESHDALEEIDIDVELLRIEQAELDKK; via the coding sequence ATGGTCGAGCACGAGCGGACTGGAATGGTTGACTTTTTGACGTGGCGGTTCAGCCGTCTTGCCATGATTTTACCTGCCGTCATTGTGGTGATCATGTTTTATGAAGTCGTCATGCGGTATGTCTTCGCCAAACCCACATTGTGGGTCAATGAGATGTCGCTGTGGCTCGGCGGCATGATTTACCTGCTTGCTGGGCTTTATGCCATGCAGCAACGCAGCCATATCCGAATTTTCATTCTTTACGACGCGGTTCCACGCTGGCTGCGCAAAACCTTCGATGTCATCTCTGTCGTATTCCTGCTGATGTTCGTCTTCGCAGTGATATGGGGTGGTTTCGGCGAGGCTTATGCGAAGTTAATGCGCTGGGAAACCTTTGGCACTGCCTTTGATCCTCCCATCCCGGCAACAATGAAACCCCTTATTCTCCTGACACTCATTGTTGTGGCCATTCAGGCAATCTCCAATCTTGTCTATGACTGGGACAAGCCGCCGGAGAGCCATGACGCACTTGAGGAAATCGACATCGATGTTGAATTGCTCAGGATCGAACAGGCCGAACTCGACAAAAAATAG
- the aroQ gene encoding type II 3-dehydroquinate dehydratase: MPLIFILNGPNLNLLGKRQPDIYGHETLADVELACSRLAKTLNVDIRFHQSNREYELIDWIHEARESGAAIIINAAAFTHTSLAILDALKAFEGPVMEVHISNVHQREAFRHHSYVALRADGVIAGMGTEGYQLALRRAVSLIDNNTPG, encoded by the coding sequence GTGCCTCTGATTTTCATCCTCAACGGACCAAACCTCAACCTGCTGGGCAAACGCCAGCCTGATATATACGGCCACGAAACCCTGGCCGATGTGGAGCTCGCCTGCAGCCGTCTTGCGAAGACGCTGAATGTCGATATCCGGTTTCATCAATCCAATCGCGAATATGAACTGATTGACTGGATTCATGAGGCACGCGAGAGCGGCGCAGCCATCATCATCAATGCCGCCGCGTTCACACATACCAGCCTTGCCATACTTGATGCGCTGAAGGCGTTTGAGGGGCCGGTCATGGAAGTGCATATTTCGAATGTGCACCAGCGCGAAGCGTTCCGCCACCATTCCTATGTGGCCCTGCGTGCCGATGGCGTCATTGCCGGAATGGGTACTGAAGGCTATCAGCTGGCGCTGCGCCGCGCCGTCAGCCTGATCGATAACAACACACCAGGGTGA
- a CDS encoding phytanoyl-CoA dioxygenase family protein encodes MLTSDQMRFFEEFGYLVVENVLDETAIIQPLRAEYSVLLDRLYQAWFEQGLVSRPPDALDFEGKLLSAYQAGCDWFQPMDISLPGDRIKADTPMHFGPAVFDLVTDGRLLDLVQCLLGSEITSNPIQHVRIKPPATALRQDEIRAHITATDWHQDRGVALAEADQTNMVTVWCAITDATVENGCLQVIPGGHLQGMKPHCPKIQTAIADGFIDEAAAIPLPVRSGGVVLFHPLVPHASLANTTSSFRWSFDIRYNKTGEPTGRPQFPEFVARSQQAPETELTDWRIWRSLWENARAQLAQQAHQNIHRWAPDAPYCA; translated from the coding sequence ATGCTTACGTCAGATCAGATGCGGTTCTTTGAGGAATTCGGATATCTGGTGGTTGAAAATGTTCTGGATGAAACAGCCATTATCCAGCCTCTGAGGGCGGAATACAGTGTGTTGCTGGATCGGCTCTATCAGGCCTGGTTCGAACAGGGGCTCGTGTCCAGACCGCCCGATGCACTGGATTTTGAAGGCAAATTACTCAGCGCCTATCAGGCCGGTTGCGACTGGTTCCAGCCAATGGATATTTCCCTGCCGGGCGACCGCATCAAGGCCGACACGCCGATGCATTTCGGTCCGGCAGTGTTTGATCTCGTGACTGATGGGCGGTTGCTGGATCTGGTGCAGTGTCTGCTCGGCAGTGAGATCACCTCGAACCCGATCCAGCATGTCCGCATCAAGCCGCCGGCGACAGCTTTACGCCAAGATGAAATCCGCGCCCATATCACAGCGACCGACTGGCATCAGGACCGCGGTGTGGCGTTGGCAGAGGCCGACCAGACCAATATGGTCACCGTCTGGTGCGCCATCACAGACGCTACCGTGGAAAATGGCTGCCTGCAGGTGATTCCCGGAGGCCATCTGCAGGGTATGAAACCGCATTGCCCGAAAATCCAGACCGCGATTGCTGATGGTTTCATTGACGAAGCTGCGGCCATACCACTTCCGGTCAGGAGCGGCGGGGTGGTTTTGTTTCATCCGCTGGTCCCCCATGCATCACTTGCCAACACAACCTCGTCTTTCCGGTGGTCATTTGATATCCGATATAATAAGACAGGAGAGCCAACCGGCCGGCCGCAATTTCCCGAATTCGTGGCCCGCAGCCAGCAAGCACCTGAAACCGAGTTGACGGACTGGCGGATCTGGCGATCACTTTGGGAAAATGCGCGCGCGCAGCTTGCGCAGCAGGCCCATCAGAACATTCACCGCTGGGCGCCGGACGCGCCCTATTGCGCATGA
- a CDS encoding TRAP transporter large permease subunit: MDIGTISLILLFGMLFLLAIGMPLGFASGFLAVVVLVLKFGPELLFSSFGTGPLNILAQRMYGLTTDYVLISVPLFILMASLLERSGIAKDMYSSLSLWLSRTRGGIAIVTSLMAVVMAAMSGIIGGEVVLLGLIALPQMLRLGYNQDLAIGTICASGSLGTMIPPSIVLIFYGLITETSIHALFKGAFVPGFILASCYILYIIIRTKLNPSLAPLPEPSPEDMTGREKAIYGPALLAMLGILGFGLMVVRALFLNFIDRIDEDTGYISTEFIIGASVTIAVLAAFLIFFIGKDNTKKAWENGKGMVAPLLVVFVVLGSIYGGITGITEAAGMGSIAVLVLVIFRGEFSFALLRDALMRTFKSTGTIIWVTFGATALAGAYTIAGGPSYVANLIVGADLPTLGILMVMMLIFLFLGAFMDWVGIVLLVMPVFLPIVLKLPIDEIGLLSPLVSDPRFLSVWFGILFCVNMQVSFLSPPFGPAAFYLKSVAPPHITLPDIFRGFMPFIVIQLFVLMLILFFPELTMFFRS, from the coding sequence ATGGATATCGGGACGATCTCACTCATATTGTTGTTTGGAATGCTATTCCTGCTGGCTATCGGCATGCCATTAGGCTTTGCCTCAGGATTCCTGGCCGTTGTGGTGCTGGTGCTGAAATTCGGCCCGGAGCTGCTGTTCTCCAGTTTCGGCACTGGACCGCTCAACATTCTTGCCCAGCGCATGTACGGACTGACCACCGATTACGTACTGATATCTGTGCCTCTGTTTATTCTGATGGCCTCCTTGCTGGAACGATCCGGCATTGCCAAGGACATGTATTCCAGCCTCAGCCTCTGGCTCAGCCGGACCCGCGGCGGTATTGCCATCGTCACATCTTTGATGGCCGTTGTGATGGCGGCAATGTCCGGCATTATCGGGGGAGAGGTGGTGCTTCTGGGGTTGATTGCACTGCCGCAGATGCTGCGGCTTGGTTACAATCAGGATCTGGCCATCGGCACGATCTGCGCATCAGGGTCATTGGGCACCATGATTCCGCCGTCGATCGTGCTGATTTTTTATGGCCTGATCACGGAAACCTCAATCCACGCCCTTTTCAAAGGGGCGTTTGTTCCCGGGTTTATTCTCGCCTCCTGCTACATCCTTTACATTATCATCAGAACAAAGCTGAACCCGTCTCTGGCACCGCTTCCCGAACCATCTCCGGAAGATATGACCGGGCGTGAAAAGGCAATTTATGGTCCCGCGCTACTGGCCATGCTCGGTATTCTCGGATTCGGCCTGATGGTTGTGCGGGCACTTTTCCTGAATTTCATTGACAGGATTGACGAGGATACTGGCTATATCAGTACTGAATTTATCATTGGCGCATCTGTAACAATTGCCGTGTTGGCGGCGTTTCTGATCTTCTTCATCGGCAAGGACAACACAAAAAAAGCCTGGGAAAATGGCAAGGGAATGGTGGCACCGCTACTGGTGGTGTTTGTCGTGCTCGGCTCGATATATGGCGGCATAACCGGCATTACCGAAGCCGCAGGCATGGGGTCAATCGCAGTCCTCGTTCTTGTGATCTTTCGCGGTGAGTTTTCGTTTGCCCTGTTGCGCGATGCTCTGATGCGGACGTTCAAATCCACCGGCACGATTATCTGGGTGACCTTCGGCGCAACCGCGCTGGCCGGAGCCTATACCATTGCCGGCGGGCCGAGTTATGTGGCCAATCTGATTGTCGGCGCCGATCTGCCGACGCTTGGTATTTTGATGGTGATGATGCTCATCTTCCTGTTCCTCGGGGCCTTCATGGACTGGGTCGGGATTGTTCTGCTTGTGATGCCGGTGTTTTTGCCAATCGTGCTGAAACTGCCGATTGACGAAATCGGGCTTTTAAGCCCGCTTGTCTCCGATCCGCGCTTTTTGTCGGTCTGGTTTGGTATCCTGTTCTGCGTCAACATGCAGGTGTCGTTCCTGTCACCGCCCTTTGGACCGGCGGCGTTCTATTTGAAATCCGTTGCACCGCCGCATATTACCCTGCCGGATATATTCCGGGGTTTCATGCCGTTTATCGTAATTCAGTTATTCGTGCTGATGTTGATCCTGTTCTTCCCCGAACTGACCATGTTCTTCCGATCTTGA
- a CDS encoding NAD(P)-dependent oxidoreductase, giving the protein MSKPSIGFIGLGLMGSAMCQRLLDLSYPLTIVANRSRGNVEKAVARGAVEVATAREVAERSDIIMLCMDTSASVESRMFGDDGVIAGLKPQAVAIDFGTSLPKSTRTIGEAVSASNAAYLDAPLGRTPAHALNGELNIMCSGDRDAYDRVEPVLNDLGENVFHLGALGSGHTIKLINNFFAMTTANAMAEAFAMADQMGVDREKLYAVMSAGPLHSGMMDFIKAYAVDGKPDALAFAVRNAKKDVGYYAQMASNVNVDSIMSKSVREVLAAATDDGFGDRMIPEMVDYLSKKYSDSGSSQS; this is encoded by the coding sequence ATGTCAAAACCCTCTATCGGCTTTATCGGCCTTGGACTGATGGGCTCCGCCATGTGTCAGCGCCTGCTGGACCTGTCCTATCCATTGACGATTGTGGCCAACCGGTCTCGCGGAAATGTCGAGAAGGCTGTGGCTCGCGGTGCGGTTGAAGTAGCAACGGCGCGCGAAGTGGCCGAACGCAGTGATATCATCATGCTGTGCATGGACACCTCCGCATCGGTTGAATCCCGCATGTTCGGCGATGATGGCGTGATTGCCGGCCTGAAACCGCAAGCCGTGGCGATTGACTTCGGCACCTCGCTGCCGAAGTCTACGCGCACGATCGGCGAGGCTGTTTCTGCCAGCAATGCCGCCTATCTGGATGCGCCGCTGGGCCGGACACCGGCTCACGCATTGAACGGCGAGTTGAATATCATGTGCTCGGGCGATCGGGATGCCTATGACCGGGTCGAGCCGGTTCTCAACGATCTTGGCGAGAACGTGTTTCATCTTGGCGCGCTCGGATCGGGCCACACCATCAAGCTGATCAACAATTTTTTCGCCATGACCACGGCGAACGCCATGGCTGAAGCGTTTGCGATGGCGGATCAGATGGGCGTCGACCGTGAAAAGCTGTATGCTGTGATGTCTGCAGGACCGTTGCATTCAGGCATGATGGATTTCATCAAGGCCTATGCCGTTGACGGTAAACCGGATGCTCTGGCCTTTGCTGTCAGGAATGCCAAAAAGGATGTCGGCTACTACGCGCAGATGGCATCTAATGTGAATGTCGATTCGATTATGTCGAAATCGGTGCGCGAGGTGCTTGCAGCCGCCACGGATGATGGTTTTGGCGACCGCATGATTCCTGAAATGGTGGATTATCTGTCGAAGAAATATTCTGATTCCGGTTCAAGTCAGTCCTGA
- a CDS encoding phytanoyl-CoA dioxygenase family protein, with translation MKQPETLTVDQIGFYQDNGYLILENRVPMDIIRSIRDEIARFAGEARSLTQSNDRLDLETSHTPDEPRVRRIKLPHTISPVIKQLMLSDHILAPARDLLGPDIRLHTTKLNMKSANYGAAIEWHQDFAFYPHTNDDALAIGVIIDDMHSENGPLMVFPGSHRAPIHDHHVDGVFAGAMDLQACGYELKDAVELCGPAGSISLHHARIVHGSALNTSAHDRRLLFYEMLAADAFPIMGSMTKFDTIDEYDSRMLCGSPTLHPRLAEIPVRVPQPQPDNNKSIYEVQSSLKNRTFKTLM, from the coding sequence ATGAAACAGCCTGAAACCCTTACAGTGGACCAGATCGGTTTTTATCAGGACAATGGTTATCTGATTCTGGAAAACCGGGTCCCGATGGATATCATTCGCTCCATCAGAGATGAGATTGCGCGCTTTGCCGGCGAGGCCCGGTCACTGACACAATCGAATGACCGGCTCGATTTGGAAACCAGTCACACGCCGGACGAACCTCGGGTGCGGCGCATCAAGCTGCCGCACACCATCAGCCCGGTCATCAAACAGTTGATGCTCTCCGATCATATTCTGGCACCGGCGCGCGATCTGCTTGGGCCGGATATCAGGCTGCACACCACCAAGTTGAACATGAAATCGGCTAATTACGGCGCTGCCATCGAATGGCATCAGGATTTCGCCTTCTATCCTCACACCAATGATGACGCCCTGGCAATTGGCGTCATCATTGATGATATGCACAGCGAGAATGGCCCGTTAATGGTTTTCCCCGGCTCCCACAGGGCTCCGATTCACGACCATCATGTCGATGGCGTGTTTGCCGGTGCGATGGATCTGCAGGCCTGCGGGTACGAGCTGAAGGATGCGGTGGAACTGTGCGGCCCGGCGGGCTCTATCTCGCTGCATCACGCGCGTATCGTCCACGGCTCCGCCCTCAACACGTCAGCTCATGATCGCCGCCTTCTGTTTTATGAAATGCTCGCCGCCGACGCCTTTCCGATCATGGGTTCGATGACGAAATTCGATACAATCGACGAATATGATTCGCGGATGCTGTGCGGCAGCCCGACCCTGCATCCGCGGCTGGCGGAAATTCCTGTCCGGGTGCCGCAACCGCAGCCAGACAACAACAAATCAATCTATGAAGTGCAGTCTTCCTTGAAGAATCGAACTTTTAAAACTCTCATGTAA
- a CDS encoding Gfo/Idh/MocA family protein: MTKVASLAVAGAGLIGQRHIAAILANDTTELAAIVDPSEPAQRLAKDLDVSWYPGLDALFQASKVDGVVISTPNQLHVENGLQCVAAGVPALIEKPLAVNLAGATALVEAAEASGIALLVGHHRRHNPLIASAKAHLQAGTIGEIVSVHGMFWLMKPDDYFEVEWRRTAGAGPVYLNLIHDIDLLRHLVGEIVIVHAMTSNRIRGHAVEDTCAIMLKFANGALGTVNVSDTIVAPWSWELSAGENPAYPNARQHCYLIGGTRGSLELPAAKLWQNPGERSWWEPISATVFPVANEDPLLRQIRQFAKVITDSEPPLVPAREGLKTLQVVDAIMRSAETSQTVHIRDGAVLVKPT; encoded by the coding sequence ATGACGAAAGTCGCAAGCCTTGCGGTGGCGGGGGCCGGTCTTATCGGGCAACGTCACATCGCCGCTATTCTGGCAAATGACACCACAGAGCTGGCTGCGATTGTCGATCCGTCGGAGCCGGCACAACGTCTCGCCAAGGATCTTGATGTGTCCTGGTATCCGGGTCTGGATGCGCTGTTTCAGGCCAGCAAGGTTGACGGCGTGGTGATCTCAACGCCGAACCAGCTTCATGTCGAAAACGGGCTTCAATGTGTCGCTGCTGGGGTCCCTGCCCTGATTGAAAAACCACTGGCTGTAAATCTGGCTGGCGCTACTGCACTGGTGGAGGCAGCTGAAGCCTCCGGTATAGCATTGCTGGTGGGCCATCACCGGCGTCACAATCCGCTCATAGCTTCTGCAAAAGCGCATCTGCAAGCCGGTACCATCGGTGAAATCGTTTCGGTTCATGGCATGTTCTGGTTGATGAAGCCGGACGATTATTTCGAGGTGGAATGGCGCCGCACGGCGGGAGCCGGCCCGGTCTATCTCAATCTCATTCACGATATTGACCTGCTGCGCCATCTGGTCGGCGAGATCGTCATTGTCCACGCCATGACTTCCAACCGGATACGCGGCCATGCGGTTGAGGATACTTGCGCCATCATGCTGAAATTCGCCAATGGTGCTCTGGGCACGGTGAATGTATCCGATACCATCGTCGCGCCCTGGAGCTGGGAATTAAGTGCCGGGGAAAACCCGGCCTACCCGAATGCCCGGCAACATTGCTATCTCATCGGTGGAACCCGCGGATCGCTTGAATTGCCGGCGGCAAAGCTGTGGCAGAACCCCGGCGAACGCAGCTGGTGGGAACCGATTTCGGCCACGGTTTTTCCGGTCGCCAACGAAGATCCACTGCTGCGGCAAATCCGCCAGTTCGCCAAAGTGATCACCGACAGCGAGCCACCCCTTGTCCCGGCCAGAGAAGGTCTGAAAACGCTGCAAGTTGTTGACGCCATCATGCGCTCGGCTGAAACATCACAAACGGTTCATATCCGAGACGGGGCCGTTTTAGTCAAACCCACTTGA